The DNA sequence TTGAAACAGAGTATGGGTTAGGTGCAGGAGATGTTACATTATCAGGTGGTCGTATGCTTGTTAATGATCCTACCAATACATTTTCTGCTTTTTTAGAACCTAAAAATGCTTCCAATGCATTAGCACATGGTGATCCGCTTCCTGATGCAATGAACTATGCACGAAGAGGCTTTGAAAAAGATGGCAATACGCTTTCAAGTAATGTTTCACAAGTCGTCAAGAGTACAAGTGATTTTGCAACGGCAAGTACAAAACTTGTTGATGTTGCGGGGGTAGACAGCTTAAATGGTAAGCAAATGGTGCTTAATTATACCGATAAAAATGGTGTCAAAAGAACAGGCACGCTTAATCTAGATATCGCCGATACAACATTTTCTATTGATTTAAATGGAGATGGAAACACGACAGGTGCAAATGAAACTTTTTCTATTTATAATGGTCAAGGAGACCCTTTAAATTTAAAAACGACTGCTGACAAGATGACATACCAACAACTTAATGATCTCATCAGCATGGCAACTTCGGGTAATTTACCAAAACAAGGTGTTTCTACCACGGCTCAAACGGCAATTAACAATGCAATTGCTTTTGGAGTAGCCGCAGATGCTGTCAATCTTGCTGCTCAAACGACAATAGCCAAAGCGGGTGTTTCCACTGAAACGGCTAGTTATATTCAAAAAGCTATTGATGCGGGTATTATAAGAGACAATCCTGCATCAACCGCAGCTGAAGTGGCAAAAGCGACTACTGATTATAACAACGCCATTGGGGACGCTAATATTGCAGAATATAATTATGCTGTTGGAACCGCCAAAAATAGCGTTGAAGTCAATTTAGATTATCAAGGGAAAATGACTATTAAAGATAAAACAACTTCTGAATCTAAAATCGACTTTACCATGTATGACAAAAGTATAACTGATTTTACAGGTGTTGGAAGCTCTACACTCACGTTTATGGCGAATAATGCAGTCACGATTTCTAATCCATCAATCGACATGTTTAAACAAATGGATGAAATGATAGCAGCGGTTCGCACGGGGGCATTTCGTATGGATTCGACATCGGATGATCCGCGAAATATTGGTATCCAAAATTCACTTGCACAACTTGATCATATCGCAGATCATGTCACAAAAGCACAAACAAAAATCGGTGCTCTCACCAATGCATTGAATGATGCTAATACAAGATCTGAAATACTTAGTGTTAATGTTAAAGCAGTACAAGATAATGTCATAGGTGTTGATACAGCAGCAGCTTACTTGGAATATCAATCTATTACAACTTCATATCAAGCAATGTTATCGACGATGTCGAAGATAAATTCAATGTCTCTTTTAGATTACATGTAATAATCTGTTATAATATCAACTCTATATTATTACATGTAAAGGATCTGCTATCTTAAAAGAGACTCTTTTTATCATTTTTATTGCCATTGCATTATTTTTAGGTGTGGCAACTATTTTACCTGATGCTTCTGTTGTTGGAAAATTTGGTGCCTATCTTGGCACATTGAATCAGAGTACATTTGGTTATGTTGCTTTTATCTATCCCTTCTTATTGATTTTTCCTTCTTTCTCACTTTATAAAGAGAGTAAGCTTACTGAACGTCGTATTGGAGTATTTCTTGCCTCAGCAATTTTGATTTTTGCTGTTTTGATGGCTCAGTCGATTCTTGTTAAAAGCGTCTTTATGGGATC is a window from the Sulfurospirillum oryzae genome containing:
- a CDS encoding flagellin; translation: MRVTNSLLFNTSLRNYRISTEKLYDINQQISTKMKIQNSYEDTSVYVDAMRLSNEIDTLAQSSDSSSKAKTFADNTDSTLSSFNTSLDQFKAKLVQASNTSNSSTSLQALANDLQGIKDHLINLANTSINGQFLFSGSALSQKPIASDGTYKGNAENLTAMIGSGVELPYNITGQSLFLGKDTDYNRVVSTNISMYNQSKLHPDVMTSDSQNAASSKVYLKDTDTIRDLVGDTNNNATDDSKAVFYLSGRKSNGSTFSNVISLDTSSKVSDLLDNIGNSYGNTATNKIVDVSMNARGQIEVKDLKSGSQLLDMNIFGAIDRNALPGETGNAKQVMNVDNLLTKPNVDIIAFNKSNYETTASSPDLTMRSVAVVSGTDAIDFPIKNVSSSNITPTTLLNGIFPSDVDHIDFGGTSFSINGKTVQDLMTAIETEYGLGAGDVTLSGGRMLVNDPTNTFSAFLEPKNASNALAHGDPLPDAMNYARRGFEKDGNTLSSNVSQVVKSTSDFATASTKLVDVAGVDSLNGKQMVLNYTDKNGVKRTGTLNLDIADTTFSIDLNGDGNTTGANETFSIYNGQGDPLNLKTTADKMTYQQLNDLISMATSGNLPKQGVSTTAQTAINNAIAFGVAADAVNLAAQTTIAKAGVSTETASYIQKAIDAGIIRDNPASTAAEVAKATTDYNNAIGDANIAEYNYAVGTAKNSVEVNLDYQGKMTIKDKTTSESKIDFTMYDKSITDFTGVGSSTLTFMANNAVTISNPSIDMFKQMDEMIAAVRTGAFRMDSTSDDPRNIGIQNSLAQLDHIADHVTKAQTKIGALTNALNDANTRSEILSVNVKAVQDNVIGVDTAAAYLEYQSITTSYQAMLSTMSKINSMSLLDYM